One segment of Solanum lycopersicum chromosome 1, SLM_r2.1 DNA contains the following:
- the LOC138340604 gene encoding uncharacterized protein, which translates to MVLNFILSGEILYWRTPDLGSLRCVDAVEYAKLIEQIHVGVCGTHMNGITLARKILRAGYLLMTMENYYCKFVQKCHKFQVHGDLMRVPPHELSAMNSPWPFVAWVMDVISPIEPATLNGHKLILVAIDYYTKWLEEVSHKLVTKKVLADFVQNNLIYKFGVPESIITDNSMNLKIHFVRDIYSEEDADNHRGWQEMLPYALLGYRTNVRKSTEATPYFLVYGTEAAIPAKVEIPSLRIIQEAELSNVEWVSKRIDQLTLIDEKRVVAVRHGQLYRQRMIRIFHKRVRAIIFEVGKLVLKRIFPHQDEHKGNFAPNWQGSYMVRKALSIGDFFLSEMDGIAWPKPINLDAVKRYYV; encoded by the exons ATGGTTCTCAATTTCATTCTAAGTGGAGAAATCCTTTATTGGAGGACTCCAGATTTAGGTTCTCTCAGATGTGTCGATGCTGTTGAATATGCGAAacttattgaacagatacatgtCGGAGTTTGTGGCACACATATGAATGGGATCACTTTGGCGAGAAAGATCCTTCGAGCTGGTTATTTAttgatgactatggagaatTATTATTGCAAGTTTGTACAGAAATGCCATAAATTTCAAGTGCACGGTGACTTAATGCGAGTACCGCCTCACGAACTTAGTGCTATGaattcaccttggccatttgtagcttgggtTATGGATGTCATCAGTCCAATAGAGCCAGCCACTTTaaatggacacaaattgattttggttgccattgatTACTACACCAAGTGGTTGGAAGAAGTTTCTCACAAGTTGGTAACGAAGAAAGTTTTAGCCGATTTTGTTCAGAACAATCTGATATACAAATTTGGGGTACCTgaatccatcattactgataatAGTATGAATCTCAAAATACACTTTGTGAGAGATATAT attctgaggAAGATGCTGACAATCACCGAGGTTGGCAGGAGATGCTTCCATatgctttgttgggttatcgAACGAATGTCAGAAAGTCGACTGAAGCTACTCCATACTTTCTAGTATATGGGACAGAAGCAGCCATACCTGCTAAAGTCGAAATACCGTCGTTGAGAATAATCCAAGAAGCTGAGTTAAGTAATGTTGAATGGGTCAGCAAGCGGATTGATCAACTcactttgattgatgagaagagagTGGTTGCCGTTCGTCATGGTCAGTTGTATCGACAGAGAATGATTCGTATTTTTCACAAGAGGGTAAGAGccataatttttgaagttggtaagttggttcttaagcgcatttttcctcatcaagacgaaCACAAAGGAAATTTCGCGCCAAATTGGCAAGGATCCTACATGGTTCGCAAGGCATTATCCATAGGTGATTTTTTCTTGTCGGAGATGGATGGCATCGCATGGCCAAAACCAATCAACTTagatgctgtcaagagatactacgTGTGA
- the LOC138340614 gene encoding uncharacterized protein, which produces MGLSEFDIVYVTQKAIKALALADHHAENLVDEEYEPLKIYFHDEKVSFVGEYTSEAYPAWRLFFDGAANHQGKGTGAVLLLEFGKNYPMAAKLLFNCTNNMAEYETCILDLKMAIAMNFHELLVIGDSDLLIHQFMGERAVRKSKIIPYVQYV; this is translated from the coding sequence ATGGGATTGAGtgaatttgatattgtgtatgtgactcaaaAGGCGATAAAAGCACTGGCTTTGGCTGATCATCATGCAGAAAATCTcgttgatgaagagtatgaaccacttaagatttattttcacgatgaaaaagtgtcatttgtgggcGAATATACTTCTGAAGCATATCCAGCTTGGAGACTATTTTTTGATGGAGCGGCAAATCATCAAGGGAAAGGTACTGGGGCGGTCTTACTGTTAGAATTTGGTAAGAACTATCCCATGGCGGCTAAGCTTCTATTTaattgcacaaacaacatggccGAATATGAGACTTGTATCCTCGATTTGAAAATGGCCATTGCCATGAATTTCCACGAGCTGTTGGTTATTGGCGACTCAGATTTGTTGATTCATCAATTTATGGGTGAGAGGGCCGTGAGAAAGTCAAAGATTATACCTTACGTACAGTATGTATAG